A single region of the Moritella sp. Urea-trap-13 genome encodes:
- a CDS encoding YfaZ family outer membrane protein, with protein MSLKKSFVITAGLLASLTSFSSAASNVSLAFNNDNIVLGYDVELQEALKVKGDYLQTIDNGYTLDTGIYAFQDAGATFFELGAKGLRMDNDNGDGYALAFGGLGGLRLTEEFSLEAEFHYSPEILAFGDTENYTEWVFRAKYALMPTASLFVEYNHTTVEYDNMPEERLTADILFGLAWVF; from the coding sequence GTGTCATTGAAAAAATCATTCGTTATCACGGCTGGATTACTTGCTAGCCTTACTAGTTTTAGTAGTGCAGCATCAAACGTCTCACTTGCGTTCAACAACGACAATATCGTATTGGGTTATGATGTTGAGCTACAAGAAGCACTCAAGGTTAAAGGTGATTACCTACAAACTATCGATAACGGCTATACCTTAGATACTGGTATTTATGCGTTTCAAGATGCGGGTGCAACATTCTTTGAGCTGGGCGCGAAAGGCCTGAGAATGGATAACGATAATGGTGATGGTTATGCATTGGCATTTGGTGGTTTAGGTGGCTTACGTCTAACTGAAGAATTTAGCTTAGAAGCTGAATTCCATTACAGCCCTGAAATCCTAGCATTTGGCGACACTGAAAATTACACCGAGTGGGTTTTCCGTGCTAAATATGCGCTAATGCCGACTGCAAGTTTGTTTGTTGAGTATAATCACACAACAGTTGAGTACGACAACATGCCTGAAGAACGTCTAACCGCAGACATTCTATTTGGTTTAGCGTGGGTATTCTAA
- the metK gene encoding methionine adenosyltransferase, translating into MAKHLFTSESVSEGHPDKIADQISDAVLDAIIAQDPKARVACETYVKTGMVMVGGEVTTNAWVDIEEITRKTVREIGYINSEMGFDADSCAVLNTIGKQSPDINQGVDRDDPLEQGAGDQGLMFGYANNETEELMPAPITYSHKLVKRQAEVRKSGTLPWLRPDAKSQITFAYDDGKIVGIDAVVLSTQHSEDIKQADLVEAVMETIIKPVLPEQWLNKDTKFFINPTGRFVIGGPVGDCGLTGRKIIVDTYGGMARHGGGAFSGKDPSKVDRSAAYAARYVAKNIVAAGLADRCEIQVSYAIGVAEPTSISVETFGTGKVSEELLIKLIREHFELRPHGLIKMLDLMRPIYQSTAAYGHFGRSEFPWEATDKAEILRDAAGL; encoded by the coding sequence ATGGCTAAACACTTGTTTACCTCTGAGTCAGTATCAGAAGGTCATCCTGATAAAATTGCAGACCAAATCTCCGATGCTGTACTTGATGCAATCATCGCTCAAGACCCTAAAGCACGCGTAGCCTGTGAGACTTATGTTAAAACAGGTATGGTTATGGTTGGCGGTGAAGTTACTACTAACGCTTGGGTTGATATCGAAGAGATCACCCGTAAGACTGTACGTGAAATCGGTTACATCAACTCAGAAATGGGTTTTGACGCGGATTCTTGCGCAGTATTAAACACCATCGGTAAACAGTCTCCTGATATTAATCAAGGTGTTGATCGTGATGATCCACTAGAACAGGGTGCTGGCGACCAAGGTTTAATGTTTGGTTATGCAAACAATGAAACTGAAGAGTTAATGCCTGCGCCTATTACTTACTCACATAAGCTGGTTAAACGCCAAGCTGAAGTGCGTAAAAGTGGCACACTTCCTTGGTTACGTCCTGATGCAAAAAGCCAAATCACATTTGCTTATGACGACGGTAAAATTGTTGGTATCGATGCAGTTGTTCTTTCAACTCAGCATTCTGAAGATATCAAACAAGCAGACCTTGTTGAAGCTGTGATGGAAACTATCATCAAGCCAGTTCTACCTGAGCAATGGTTAAACAAAGACACTAAGTTCTTCATTAACCCAACTGGCCGTTTTGTTATCGGTGGTCCAGTAGGCGATTGTGGTCTAACTGGTCGTAAAATTATCGTGGATACATACGGCGGCATGGCTCGTCACGGCGGCGGTGCATTCTCTGGTAAAGATCCTTCAAAAGTTGACCGTAGTGCCGCATACGCAGCGCGTTATGTAGCGAAGAACATCGTAGCGGCTGGCTTAGCTGACCGTTGTGAAATCCAAGTTTCTTACGCTATCGGTGTTGCTGAACCAACGTCAATCTCTGTTGAAACATTCGGCACAGGTAAAGTAAGTGAAGAGCTATTAATTAAGCTTATTCGTGAACATTTTGAATTACGTCCACACGGTCTAATCAAAATGCTTGATCTTATGCGTCCTATTTATCAAAGTACGGCTGCTTATGGTCACTTTGGTCGTAGCGAATTCCCTTGGGAAGCGACAGACAAAGCTGAAATCCTACGTGATGCAGCTGGTCTTTAA
- a CDS encoding SprT family zinc-dependent metalloprotease, with translation MQDSSAQPNSTPILNPQTLNQQSIEKLVLDKITACYLQAEQRLNRTFSRPIINFNQRGKAAGSARLQTNELRFNPILLQENQQHFIMHTVPHEVAHLLTYQLYGRTKPHGKEWQQIMNQVFDLAAKTTHQYDVASVKGKTFSYVCQCTNHQLTIRRHNKIERDNIKYICRLCKQSLSREH, from the coding sequence ATGCAAGACAGCTCAGCTCAGCCAAATTCAACGCCAATTCTCAATCCACAAACTCTTAATCAACAGAGTATCGAGAAGTTAGTGCTAGACAAGATCACCGCCTGTTATCTGCAAGCAGAACAACGTTTAAATCGCACTTTCTCCCGTCCAATTATCAATTTCAATCAACGTGGTAAAGCCGCCGGTAGCGCCAGATTACAAACCAATGAGTTACGCTTTAACCCTATTTTATTACAAGAAAACCAGCAACACTTTATAATGCATACCGTCCCTCATGAAGTTGCTCACCTATTAACGTATCAACTTTATGGTCGTACTAAGCCGCACGGCAAAGAGTGGCAGCAAATCATGAATCAAGTATTTGACCTCGCAGCCAAAACAACACATCAATATGACGTCGCCAGCGTAAAAGGTAAAACCTTTAGCTATGTTTGTCAGTGCACAAACCACCAACTAACTATTCGTCGTCATAATAAAATAGAGCGTGATAATATCAAATATATCTGTCGTTTATGCAAACAAAGTTTAAGCCGAGAACATTAA
- a CDS encoding endonuclease produces MLKQLSIMVISTTLLLPSFSYASDNGNQTNQSFSKAKKMLERQVYNDVPKLTIYCLADFNSKKKITDHNGFTSTKHVKRQAKVEWEHVVPAENFGRNFSEWREGDNACVNSKGKSFKGRRCAEKMNIPYRYMQADMYNLYPAIGAVNALRSNYNFASQVTAEKNQFGSCPIKINNKTVQPPNYAKGQIARAYLYMEAAYPAYNIGRQKRELQAWDKQYPVTQTECRRTQLIESLQGNENRVVKSACIDRGLW; encoded by the coding sequence ATGTTAAAACAACTCAGTATTATGGTTATATCAACCACGTTATTACTCCCCTCTTTCTCTTATGCTTCTGATAATGGCAATCAAACTAACCAATCTTTTAGTAAAGCCAAAAAGATGCTCGAAAGGCAGGTATACAATGATGTACCTAAGCTGACTATCTATTGCCTAGCTGATTTCAATAGTAAAAAGAAGATCACCGACCACAATGGTTTTACATCAACAAAACATGTAAAGCGTCAGGCCAAAGTGGAATGGGAACACGTAGTGCCAGCAGAGAATTTCGGGCGTAACTTTAGCGAGTGGCGTGAAGGTGATAACGCCTGTGTGAACAGCAAAGGTAAGAGTTTCAAAGGTCGTCGTTGCGCCGAAAAAATGAATATCCCTTACCGTTACATGCAAGCGGATATGTATAATCTGTACCCTGCTATTGGTGCTGTTAATGCTCTGCGTAGTAACTATAATTTTGCATCTCAGGTAACCGCAGAGAAAAATCAATTCGGTAGCTGCCCGATCAAAATTAACAACAAAACAGTACAGCCGCCCAATTATGCCAAAGGCCAAATAGCCCGTGCTTATCTGTATATGGAAGCTGCTTATCCAGCCTATAACATAGGTAGACAAAAACGTGAGTTGCAAGCATGGGATAAACAATACCCAGTAACGCAGACTGAATGTCGACGTACACAACTGATTGAAAGCCTGCAGGGGAATGAAAATAGGGTAGTTAAGTCGGCGTGTATAGATCGTGGGTTGTGGTAA
- a CDS encoding DUF4160 domain-containing protein, whose protein sequence is MPSSTIFLGLATQIGSPNKVAVPHVLAQYKERNCRVAIADGSVISGVIPFKQLQGLQKWIGVNHAELQRQWHHANTQ, encoded by the coding sequence ATGCCATCGAGTACAATATTTTTGGGTTTAGCGACTCAAATTGGTAGCCCTAATAAAGTGGCAGTACCGCATGTATTAGCGCAATATAAAGAAAGAAACTGCCGTGTCGCGATTGCTGACGGTAGTGTCATAAGTGGTGTGATTCCGTTTAAGCAATTACAGGGATTACAAAAATGGATTGGCGTGAACCACGCAGAGTTACAACGACAGTGGCACCATGCAAACACACAATAA
- a CDS encoding GNAT family N-acetyltransferase, with translation MDEAYNVSANFSDMDLDVIHGFIAGSYWAKGIPVATLQRALENSLCFGVFTQAGEQVGFARMITDKATFAYLADVFVLEAHQAKGLSKLLMAAILEHPELQGLRRMMLATRDAHALYHKFGFTALASPAIYMELHTPNLYDLLMP, from the coding sequence ATGGATGAAGCTTATAACGTCAGTGCTAATTTTTCTGATATGGATTTAGATGTTATACACGGGTTTATAGCTGGGTCATATTGGGCGAAAGGGATCCCTGTTGCAACCTTACAGCGAGCGCTTGAAAATTCATTATGTTTTGGTGTGTTTACCCAAGCAGGTGAGCAAGTAGGCTTTGCACGCATGATCACCGACAAGGCTACTTTTGCCTATTTAGCTGACGTATTTGTGTTAGAAGCACACCAGGCTAAAGGCTTGAGTAAATTGCTGATGGCAGCGATATTAGAGCATCCAGAATTACAGGGACTCAGACGTATGATGCTAGCGACTAGAGATGCGCATGCTTTATATCACAAATTTGGATTTACAGCATTAGCATCGCCAGCGATTTATATGGAGCTGCATACACCGAATTTGTATGATTTATTAATGCCTTAG
- a CDS encoding alpha/beta fold hydrolase, with translation MKIDLTLSGLVAQKHTFTLPLDYNKPDGDSINVFVRELVASDKQDQDLPYLVYFQGGPGFAAVRPMANGGWIKRALQEYRVLLLDQRGTGLSTPISSVSLGHLTPSEQANYLSHFRADNIVRDAEAIRAQLSPFNTWSIIGQSFGGFCVLRYLTAAPEGLTQAFVTGGLPSLTRPADEVYQATYKRVLAKNSDFFNRFSDAQDLVTALATHISEHDTYLATGEKLTVEMLQLLGVNIGMEEGPEAVYYLLEQALITTPQGTQVNPLFLAQFCQFLDFNSNPLFAVLHESIYCQQQASNWAAHTVRADYDEFNYKPGQPFLFTGEMIYPWMFEQFNNLKPLQAAAQQLAGKQDWSDLYDLEVLKNNKVPVAAAIYSEDMYVEMQYSLETAARVNNLKYWLTSEFEHNGIRMDGDKVLSKLIDLNNGVTLR, from the coding sequence ATGAAAATTGATCTCACATTAAGCGGCTTAGTTGCACAGAAGCACACATTTACCTTGCCACTTGATTACAACAAGCCTGACGGTGACAGTATTAACGTCTTTGTACGTGAACTTGTCGCGTCAGATAAACAAGATCAAGACCTACCGTATTTGGTTTATTTTCAAGGTGGTCCAGGCTTTGCCGCTGTACGTCCAATGGCCAATGGCGGCTGGATCAAACGGGCATTACAAGAATATCGGGTATTACTATTAGATCAGCGTGGCACAGGACTATCAACACCTATCAGTTCAGTCAGTCTTGGCCACTTAACACCCAGTGAACAAGCTAACTACTTAAGCCATTTCCGCGCCGATAATATTGTCCGTGATGCTGAAGCGATCCGAGCACAGTTATCACCATTTAATACTTGGAGCATCATCGGCCAAAGCTTTGGTGGTTTCTGTGTATTACGTTATTTAACCGCGGCGCCAGAAGGCCTAACGCAAGCCTTTGTTACCGGCGGATTACCTTCACTAACACGTCCTGCGGATGAAGTTTACCAAGCAACCTATAAACGTGTGCTAGCAAAAAATAGCGACTTCTTTAATCGTTTTAGCGACGCGCAAGATCTTGTCACTGCATTAGCAACACATATTAGCGAACACGATACTTACCTTGCCACAGGTGAGAAGCTTACCGTTGAAATGTTACAACTGCTTGGTGTTAACATCGGTATGGAAGAAGGCCCTGAAGCGGTTTATTACTTACTGGAACAGGCGCTTATCACTACACCGCAAGGCACGCAAGTTAACCCGCTATTCTTAGCACAGTTCTGTCAGTTCCTTGATTTCAATAGCAACCCGCTCTTTGCCGTGCTGCACGAGTCTATCTATTGCCAGCAGCAAGCATCAAATTGGGCTGCGCATACTGTTCGCGCTGATTATGATGAATTTAATTACAAGCCGGGTCAGCCGTTCTTATTCACTGGTGAAATGATTTATCCGTGGATGTTCGAACAATTTAATAACTTAAAACCACTGCAAGCAGCGGCGCAACAGTTGGCAGGTAAACAAGATTGGTCAGATCTTTACGACCTTGAAGTACTTAAAAATAATAAAGTACCAGTGGCCGCAGCTATTTATAGCGAAGACATGTATGTGGAAATGCAATACAGCCTAGAAACCGCTGCACGCGTTAATAACCTCAAGTACTGGTTAACGTCTGAGTTCGAACACAACGGTATCCGTATGGACGGTGATAAAGTGCTGAGTAAGCTTATCGACCTAAATAATGGTGTTACGCTGCGCTAA
- the dsdC gene encoding DNA-binding transcriptional regulator DsdC, with amino-acid sequence MELTFGSHKKFSGSQLANLDTFVKAAQYGSFTQAAEVLFLSPSAVSHRIAKLEQELGFKLFHRLHKQLKLTGEGARLCRSCEQLFNSLDEELNDIRSNELSGRLTIYARPSISLCWLVPRIHDFHRQYPAIQLDILTGNDDINFQTEFIDVALYYTSGPFPGLSNIELMSEEVTPVCSPAYAELHNLIDNPDNIRHCSLLHDCKAWPQAAYNAEWLEWVERHQISGVNYNRGLSFDRSDLAMIAAINNAGLAIGRKRLVDKHLRSGELIAPFPALISPATYQYHAVYSADITPNPRVKVLLAWLQQQADKF; translated from the coding sequence ATGGAATTAACATTCGGTAGTCATAAAAAATTTAGCGGTAGTCAATTAGCTAACCTAGATACTTTTGTTAAAGCAGCGCAGTATGGTTCATTTACGCAAGCGGCAGAGGTGCTTTTCCTCAGCCCTAGCGCCGTGAGTCATCGCATTGCCAAGCTGGAGCAAGAACTTGGTTTTAAGCTGTTTCATCGTTTGCATAAACAGCTTAAATTGACGGGCGAGGGTGCACGCTTATGCCGCAGTTGCGAGCAGTTATTTAATTCATTGGATGAAGAGTTAAATGATATTCGCAGTAATGAATTATCTGGTCGTCTGACAATCTATGCCCGACCGTCTATTTCATTGTGTTGGCTGGTACCACGTATCCATGATTTCCATCGTCAATATCCGGCTATTCAGTTGGATATTCTGACCGGTAATGATGATATTAATTTTCAAACTGAATTTATTGATGTTGCGCTTTATTATACCTCGGGGCCTTTTCCGGGATTATCAAACATTGAATTAATGTCAGAAGAAGTCACGCCAGTCTGCTCTCCGGCTTATGCTGAGTTACATAACCTAATTGATAACCCCGACAATATTCGTCATTGCAGCCTATTGCATGATTGCAAAGCTTGGCCCCAAGCGGCTTATAATGCGGAATGGTTAGAATGGGTCGAGCGTCATCAGATAAGTGGGGTTAATTATAATCGTGGTTTAAGTTTTGATCGTTCCGATCTCGCTATGATTGCCGCGATTAATAATGCTGGCTTGGCGATTGGTCGTAAACGTCTAGTTGATAAACATTTACGCAGTGGTGAGTTGATCGCGCCTTTTCCGGCACTGATTAGCCCTGCCACGTATCAATATCACGCGGTATATAGCGCAGATATAACACCTAACCCGCGCGTTAAGGTGTTATTAGCTTGGTTGCAGCAGCAGGCTGACAAGTTTTAA